ATAATTTTTGGGGAACGAAGCAGAGAATTTGGTGAAAAGAGAAGTATAAAAAGGAACATAAAAAGCATTAGGAGCCAACCAAGATGTTCCGCGCAAGCATCTCTTCACCAGGCTGTGTCACTGATCTTAAAGCCTGCGGAAATACCCTTTTGGTATAAATCTCATATTTCCTTTCGGGACAATGATACTTTGAGAACTCttctttaataactttttgacaatagaatatgtgtcatcattttattagtatgtttgaatttatctttaaaagaatatttgaaacggaccaatcatagactgctacatatgcgttgtcaaaaaattgtcaaaaaaaattgttaaagagacttttttctttccaaaaggacctactttttttaatgtcatttaaattACTCAAAATGCATTTAAATGTCAGCTTCATACATATTTAGAATAAAGTTTATGAACTtaagtcagaaaaaaaaatgaggattAGTGAAATAAATACTTGGGGCAATGAAATTGTTGGGTCTATGGAGATACAATGAGATTTGAGTTCAATCGGATCACTCTCTACTCAAAATCGATAAGAAATGAGTTAACgagtttttttatctttatataatattttatttttttatttttatctaatgtgaGAGTTAAACTCAGATAAACAAGTCTTGGAGAGGAATGGTTAAGTATTGCGGAATATTAAATTTTGCAGGTTAGGAGCTTGAAGAACTGGTTTATGAGGCCTGGAGAAGGGTATATGCAGGCATTAAGATAATGAAAATTGGACCATCTTTGGAAGAAGAGAAGTGGGGACAGTAGGAGTAGGAAAAGAGAGACTGAGAGAGATGCCTTTTGCTTGTAATATACGATTGGCATTCACTGCCTTGTCTAAACGTCTTTGGAAACTTCGCCTTTTATGTCACGCAACTGCGATTCCaacacaaaaacatttttttcttaaaccgTTTTTCACAACGATCAACATGCTTCCCATTACCAATGACAAGATAAAGATTTTTGTAATTCATTCAGATTACATATTTGTTATACTAccatgttaattgagaaacatTAGGTTATGATTTGGAGTATGATAGCCTTGAAAAGATATATAGAGAATAAAAAAGGAGTCCATAATACACTGACAATGAACAGTGAGTCAGAGTGTCCCCTCTCTTCTTTCCCTCCACGTTTAGCTATTGGACATAATTTGTGGATTTAGGTGTTGCCATTACGAGGCAATGAGAGACACCATTCATCAGATTCCATACTCAGTAGAGTAGCAGATTTATGTTTGATACTGCACCACCCAATTTTTAATTCAGAGTTTGGAAACAACTTTGATTTTGGCCTTCATCATGCTCTTATGATTTGAGCAACATTTGTACTCTTTTCTATCAAAAGTCACTTTTAATTGGTTGTACTCATAAAGTGCATTGAAGTAGACGGATTTGCCCAGTGAGAATTTTACCAACAACAAAACCCTTCAACAGACACTGAATTCTCAGCAAAATAAAATCTGCTTAAGTACAAATAACACCACCACTAAATTCACGCTGTTTACAATTCTTTTACATATTTCTCGtacatatacaattttatatatttttttattttacaaatacaaGGTGGTCTCGTATTTAGTTGATACAAAAACCAAGTTTGATTTGTTTTACTGCtattcaaaattgtttttttccaatgaaaaacaaacaaatgcaAGCTAATAAAACATGACTAGGAACTCAGAGACAAGATATCTCGTATTACACAATGCAAGTACCACTCTTCAGACAAGTGTGGAAGCCCTCCAAGCTTCGTTTGAATTTACATTCAAATGAAAAGCTTCTAATTTGTCTTTTtatcaattcattcaaaatttgttCTCAGTTTGTAAAATTAACCAACTCTGCATATGAAACAGACAAATCAGTTGCCCTTTCAAATCCTATATTGGTTGCTAGTGTTTGCACTCTAGTCGAAGCCTTCAAGATATGTTTATGCAAAACAACTATATTTACCATTTAAGCAATGTGTTTATAAAACTGATTTTATCAAATTTCTAAGGAGAATCTCGTCTTCGTATGTAGAAACTATGAACTTAGATCCTTATCTTACGGATACTATGCTTTGCAATCCTCAATTAGAGAATCTAATTAGACAATTTCGACGGTTACATGGATCTAGGAAGCATGTCTGTCAGATTGATTTGAAAACGGATCCTCACTTGGTCACAAACCACATATtacacattattttttcttctaatctTGGTGTTTTGTGGCATAGAAATTCGTCCATCTGACTTATATGAAATTTCCACGATAAGATAAAATAGAAgtttcatttgtttatttattgggACCAGAATTTTCGACTCAAATGAAGTTTAGAATATCATATCTGTCCAAAGAAGAATCCCtgcatgtttgttttgtttttactcACTCCACTGAGAAAATAACCCAACGACGCTCTCAAAAAATTTGTCACTATGTCAAGTTTAAAgggaaacaaaatttgaatacGATAGAACACTTTGTCATTTACCCAACAGCACAACTAATTAATTCTATATATCATGCATAACCAATCTACTTCATCAAGATAATGCTGTTTGAGCAAATAACTATTCAACACAGTTAAGCTCACTACAGATGTTTACTAAACTTTGTCTGTAGTCTCTATTGGCTTTGTTATATATTAAGCCCTTTAGTTTATGACTTAAAATGGATTAACTACTCTTACTTtcaataaagaaagagaaatttgGACTATGCCATGCACAAGGtacatgtttttcttatttgtccatttttttctcccttttatCTCCAATCTTGAATTAATCAGTTGTAAAGATAATGATAAAATGTGCATCAAAAAACCTTGCATGTGATCAGATTTTACCAACAAAATCCTTCCTCAAGAATTTTCTCTCACCTAGCTTCATCAATTAGGCTTTTTCCTGTGCCTTTTCCCCtctttttcgtttctttttctCTGTCTAAGCAATGTGTGCAGCAAAAAAGAAACTTTATCTGAGTAGGTTAATATGACGACAAAAAGGGGGAACTGGCCACCTTCCCGCACTCccatccttttctttttgtattggTTTTGGCAAAGGTCAAGTTCCCATTAATCAAcatattgtattattttgtgGATTCTGTGACAAACGTTAGTCTCTTTGGTACTGAAGGACAAAATGGGGCATCTCTTAATTCCTCCAAAAGACAATTAGACAAAGAGAAACCCCACAaaacctcttcttctttctaccATCCAAGGTCTATTATCATTCACCTTTCATCACTTTTGAGATAAACCCTTTTTTTCCTTCTACCAATTAAGCCACCGTTTTGTTACCTAGTCACTTGTTTCCCATTATTGGTTACAATCTGTTAAAACCTAATTGGTCAGGTAGGAGTGCAAACAAAATGCCTTTTTCATGAATGGACATGACAAGAACCATACCAAAACGATGGAATTCAAATCAATTTGCGAGCCTTCTAACATTGTATACAGATTAATCCAATGTACCTAAACAAATAAAGGGTTCTACTGTTGTCAAAACTTATCTCTCTGGGACCAAAAACAAACATCTTATCTTCATCTCTGTTACCATTTTCATTGCATTAAATTTTGGTGCATCAAATCAAATGActtaataattaaacatgtgATGCAAAATGAGACAAAGGTGGAGAGACTATCACCAACTCTCACCAACAAGAGcagaaaatgttgaaaatacAAGAGTCACCTGTATAAACACTTACACGGTCGTATGCACAgtcaatgaaagaaaattgttctatCTCAATCCATTCATCATGTGTGTTTGATTGTTAGAAGGAGAATTTTGGTAACTCATCTTCAGATAATATTTGCAACAGGACAAACCTTCTCAGTTGCAGAGGAGTCATGttacatgacttttttttatctaaatcaAAATAATCCTCTGaatcaaaaaggaaaaaaaaatactaaaatattgaTATAGACATATAAATTGCACAATGAAAGGATGACATTGCAATTTTTTTAGCACTTTGTGCTAGTTCATCAAGAATTATGGTCAGTGAACTcttgaattataataattgtgtATTTAAGTTAGTTGTAAATACTATTAAATAGCCAGtgttattaaattgattatgaTTCCTAAAGTGACTCTTGATGTGATTAATTTGGATTCTATACATTATTAAAaggatttttttgtttttgtttttctttattttttttatgcattctGGGAAGGGgatgtaaataataattagggtgggtagaaaggaaaaaaaaaactattttcagaacatttaagacaaaaaaaatagtatataattgatatgattagaaaaaaaatatattgtaaaattgtTACATGCAAATAACATTGTCGTAAGATATAATATGATAATCTTGTTAAAAGTTTGGAAATATTTGCGTACTTTTCTTTGTATTGTAAGTGAAATTATTAACCACAATTTgctattatatttatatatttttattataatatctgTGTGAAATATTCACAAAAAATAGCTTGTCAGTTTTGtagaattttttgttttttttttttttcatttttaagatcATGAGAGATTCTGTGTAAAGGTTTGATAGAAACTACATAAGGGCAAGTGTTAATTGAAGAATGAGACGTGGGCAACTTGATGTCATTCATAACTGGTATGAATATGTAATGTGTGTTGAgccactattttattttcttctctaacGGGACCTTGGATCTGTAGAGGCTTTTACAGGAagattttgttaacttttggTAAACGTTTTGACATTTCACATTTCCCACCGGTCTACCACTGCAAAAGGCCACCCTTTGCATAAAGGCTACGAACCTCACCAGAGGGTTGTCAAAAGTGAAGGCTCATTGGTCAAAATCCTAATTAATCTATTCTGCATTCGTGGCTTGGATTTGGTTGCGTTTGGTCCATGCATTGCCCATTATAGTTATGTTTATGTCTGTCCAAGATGTGTTAGCACCAAGCACTGCAAATGATTCCTTTTGTGTGTACTAAGGAAGCTTTTCACAGCTCAAATGCAAGTACTCTAGTCAAATCAACTCAAGTTTTGGAGTTTCCTTTCTAGACTCTCCTCTTGGCTAATTTGGTATCTGGGCTATATAGTGTTTCGGCTTTTTGGTTCATTGCATTGCTCAAGTGTTCTCTTCCTGATTTCTTGGCTGTAATGTTTCAGGGTAGGATGCTGACCTTGTGCtgctttgtttatttttttgttttggtggtGTTGTATACTTTGTTCACTGGAAATGAATTTGGTTTTGGATGGCTTTTAGGCATGGGGTATGAAGGGTTGATTCCAAGACACAAGCGTTCAAAGAGGTGCTCTTCTCTTCCTTACTCTCTTCACTTCACTTGTACTACTCTCTTGATGCTGGACTTCAGGCATTaggggtttctttttcttttctgggAAAATGGACAATAATGCTTTTGCATTTATGTTAATGTTTTCTCCAATTatccattctttctttttggGTCTAGTTTTATATATTCCTTGTCTCATCCATTTGAGCACATCCCTTTTGGAGAAGGGGGTTGAAAGAGAAACTGAAGGCTCATACCTCTCCAAATCGATGAGAATTGGGGGTTTCGTGAATGTAGCTTGGGGACCTTGAAGAACAACACAATGTAAAATACAGAACCAGACATccacttataataatatattttaattgtgttttactGTTTTGGTTTGGCAGCTTTCCTGATAAGAAAAGAATGGAGGATGATAATGCAGATAACCACCTTGAGACTTCAGATCGAACAAAGCTGGTATAATCAATCACTACGTCATTTTATCAAGATATCTccttatcattttcttttctttcttttttaactaGGGATTTGGAGGTGCTGTTTGGCATTTATGATGCTGAAAAAATGTTTGTGGTTTTCGGGGGTACTACAATAGCAAAGGGCAGCcagaaattttaataatttttttttttgtgaaatttatgTATGGGAAAGGGATGGACAAACAGAGAATTGTTCTGTTTTTTTAATGGAAAGCATATATGTCTGACAAAATTAATTCCATCTCATACACCTATGCTAATGGTTGTCTAATCTAATATAATGGTATCGTTCTCTGTTGTCCACAATCAGAACAAATCACTTATAGACAATTATTTAGAAGAAAGATTTTCACTCACCTATTTATGGCTTTGATATGGTTTCAGGATACAGGGTACTTCACGGAATGTGGTAAACCAAGGAAAAAACAAACTCCTACAAATGACGTTCAACTTACACTGAAGCAAGAGGTAAGACACAACAACTCATCAAAATTCTTTTGTTGCATATTCTACTCAATCTTTCTTCAGATTTTTCTTATGCTTCATGATACTTCTACCTAATAGCCAtgtctatttttaaactatctTTTGGCAGATTTTACAATTAGAGAAAAGACTACAAGACCAATTTGAGGTCAGATGCACGTTAGAAAAGGCTCTTGGATACAGACCTAAATCTCTTGTTACATCAAATGACAAGATACTGCCCAAGGTTGGAATCTCTTCAACAAATTTTGACCCAATAAATAAGCATTTTCTTATGTCATGATTTTAATACGATTACCAACAATCTATCACTCTGAGAATTAATGGATTGATTTTATATGTGCTTTCTAAAccatttaaagaaaattgatgTTGCAAACATACATACGGTTTTTCTTTGCGTAATCTAGGTTGATGGTGGATATATTTGTAGCTCAATTCTTCCTTGTAAGTGTCGGAAAATCATAAGGCTGTTTTGTTGCCATAAATGGTTATACATTGTTTAGGATTACAGGTCTACTATGATTTTCTTGTCATGTATGTCTTTCTGATTGTCTTgacttattttttacttttactcttttttcCCTCCAGCCAACGTCCCAATTAATTAAAGAGATTGCGGTGTTAGAGTTAGAAGTTGTGTATTTGGAACAATATCTTCTCTCCTTGTATCGTAAAGCTTTTGATGAACAATTACCCTCTATAGCTCCATTCACCAAGGGGGAAAAAATAAAGTCTACTCCAACAGCACCTACAGCAATATTCGTTGAAGTATCTAAGCCTGATCTCTTAACCAAAAGAGGAAGCTCTGCAGTACAATCAATTGATCATGAGCTTGATGCTACGCCCAAGGAATATAGTGTAAATGAACCTCAGACTTTAGGAAAAGAATACAATGTACATCAACCAGAAGGAAAACATTTAGACTCTGGTGTATATCGGTGCCACTCCTCGTTATCCCAGTGTACAGCATTTACAACGAGAGTATCGCCTCCTGCAGCAGATGAGTTAACTGAATCTCTGCGTGCTTGTCATTCCCAACCACTGTCCATGATGGAGGTAATTCATGTTTCatggaaatttatttttatgtgctTTTTGTATTTAGTATGGTTCCTAGCGCATTAAGTTTCTCCAATCATATCATAATAGATTACAGTTGTCTTAGTTACTTCGACATGTTTTTATCCTTACGGAATGGAAGAATACATGACAGTACTCAGTTCATTGTGAAGTTCTGTTATGTACACTTCTCTTTGTAAACATATAGTGCTGATTTCAGAGAATCATCTTTTTGGACACCTTCTATGGATTTTGACTCAGTTTAATCTGTGTAGTATGCCCAAAATGTTGATGCTTCATCAAGAATAATCAGTTTGGCAGAACATCTTGGCACTCGAATATCTGATCATATTCCAAATACACCTAATAGGCTTTCTGAGGATATGGTCAAATGCATATCAGCTATATATTGCAAAATCGCAGATCCATCTACGACAAATGCTGGTCTTTCATCTCCCAGTTCATCCTTGTCTACAACTAGTGGCTTTTCTATTGGAGATCAAGGAGACATGTGGAGTCCAGGGTTCAGGAATTCCTCCTTTGATGTACGGTTAGACAATCCTTTCCATGTGGAAGGACTCAAGGAGTTTAGTGGGCCAT
This genomic stretch from Vigna radiata var. radiata cultivar VC1973A chromosome 7, Vradiata_ver6, whole genome shotgun sequence harbors:
- the LOC106768112 gene encoding uncharacterized protein LOC106768112 isoform X1, coding for MFQGMGYEGLIPRHKRSKSFPDKKRMEDDNADNHLETSDRTKLDTGYFTECGKPRKKQTPTNDVQLTLKQEILQLEKRLQDQFEVRCTLEKALGYRPKSLVTSNDKILPKPTSQLIKEIAVLELEVVYLEQYLLSLYRKAFDEQLPSIAPFTKGEKIKSTPTAPTAIFVEVSKPDLLTKRGSSAVQSIDHELDATPKEYSVNEPQTLGKEYNVHQPEGKHLDSGVYRCHSSLSQCTAFTTRVSPPAADELTESLRACHSQPLSMMEYAQNVDASSRIISLAEHLGTRISDHIPNTPNRLSEDMVKCISAIYCKIADPSTTNAGLSSPSSSLSTTSGFSIGDQGDMWSPGFRNSSFDVRLDNPFHVEGLKEFSGPYSTMVEVSWIYRENQKLGDTEQLLKNFRSLICQLEDVDPGKLKHEEKLAFWINIHNALVMHAFLAYGIPQNNVKRVLLLLKAAYNVGGHTVSADTIQKAIVGCQMPRPGQWLRLFFSSRTKFKAGDGRQAFGIEHPEPLLHFALCSGNHSDPAVRVYTPKRVVQELEAAKEEYIRATFGVRKDQKILLPKLVESFCKDSGLCSAGTLEMIQKSLPESVRKSIKKYDLAKSKKSIEWIPHNFTFRYLIPKELVK
- the LOC106768112 gene encoding uncharacterized protein LOC106768112 isoform X2 codes for the protein MEDDNADNHLETSDRTKLDTGYFTECGKPRKKQTPTNDVQLTLKQEILQLEKRLQDQFEVRCTLEKALGYRPKSLVTSNDKILPKPTSQLIKEIAVLELEVVYLEQYLLSLYRKAFDEQLPSIAPFTKGEKIKSTPTAPTAIFVEVSKPDLLTKRGSSAVQSIDHELDATPKEYSVNEPQTLGKEYNVHQPEGKHLDSGVYRCHSSLSQCTAFTTRVSPPAADELTESLRACHSQPLSMMEYAQNVDASSRIISLAEHLGTRISDHIPNTPNRLSEDMVKCISAIYCKIADPSTTNAGLSSPSSSLSTTSGFSIGDQGDMWSPGFRNSSFDVRLDNPFHVEGLKEFSGPYSTMVEVSWIYRENQKLGDTEQLLKNFRSLICQLEDVDPGKLKHEEKLAFWINIHNALVMHAFLAYGIPQNNVKRVLLLLKAAYNVGGHTVSADTIQKAIVGCQMPRPGQWLRLFFSSRTKFKAGDGRQAFGIEHPEPLLHFALCSGNHSDPAVRVYTPKRVVQELEAAKEEYIRATFGVRKDQKILLPKLVESFCKDSGLCSAGTLEMIQKSLPESVRKSIKKYDLAKSKKSIEWIPHNFTFRYLIPKELVK